One Brassica napus cultivar Da-Ae chromosome C2, Da-Ae, whole genome shotgun sequence DNA window includes the following coding sequences:
- the LOC106380571 gene encoding YTH domain-containing protein 1 isoform X2, translated as MSSTTAKENVSVVDSSLTDWKQDIANSDDPGVFLFSSLFSLSCLTVFVELRWTESSGDRKPSNAVRGHFLGSKNKSKPGYQTRYFIIKSLNYDNIQLSVERGIWATQVMNEPILEGAFHNSGRVVLIFSVNMSGFFQGYAEMLSPVGWRRDHIWSQGGGKNNPWGRSFKVKWLRLTELPFQKTLHLKNPLNDYKPVKISRDCQELPGDIGEALCELLDAHSCDDGLLNRYSLVLRSLYICLFLILACDSSSRDDYSTKRSRVEPPSSSGDEEYNNNMWGHYPPAVYSNQDGLSRFHLAQQGGYGVEQEKYLRFNSWGLPLESPQANTLTDDDFLNMSYEEYVEIHSRCMRQLGLPVIPQSHATQEPSSKTDDGSNGSSKDRSSSRKRGRDSS; from the exons ATGTCTTCTACTACTGCCAAGGAAAATGTATCTGTTGTCGATTCTTCTTTGACTGATTGGAAACAAGATATAGCAAACTCCGATGATCCAGGTGTCTTTCTTTTTAGCAGTTTATTCTCATTGTCTTGTTTAACTGTGTTTGTTGAATTACGATGGACAGAGAGTTCTGGAGATCGTAAGCCCTCCAATGCTGTACGAGGTCACTTTCTTGGAAGTAAGAACAAGAGTAAACCAGGGTATCAAACGAGATACTTCATCATCAAAAGTCTAAACTACGACAATATTCAACTCTCGGTTGAGAGAGGGATATGGGCTACTCAAGTCATGAATGAGCCTATACTTGAAGGTGCTTTTCAT AACTCTGGTCGAGTGGTTTTAATATTCAGCGTGAACATGAGCGGATTCTTCCAAGGGTATGCAGAGATGCTGTCTCCTGTGGGTTGGAGACGAGACCACATATGGAGTCAGGGAGGTGGTAAGAACAACCCTTGGGGACGCAGCTTTAAAGTGAAATGGTTGAGGCTGACTGAGTTGCCTTTTCAGAAAACACTTCATCTCAAGAATCCTTTGAATGATTACAAGCCTGTTAAGATTAGCCGCGATTGCCAG GAGTTGCCGGGAGATATTGGTGAAGCACTTTGTGAACTCCTTGATGCGCATAGCTGCGATGACGGTTTGCTGAATAGGTATAGTTTGGTTCTTAGATCTCTTTATATCTGCTTGTTCTTGATATTGGCGTGTGACAGCTCTTCTAGGGATGATTACTCAACAAAAAGGTCTCGCGTGGAACCTCCATCTTCCTCAGGAGACGAAGAGTACAATAACAATATGTGGGGCCATTACCCTCCTGCGGTCTACTCAAACCAGGATGGCCTCAGCAGATTCCATCTTGCACAGCAGGGAGGATATGGTGTAGAGCAAGAAAAGTATTTACGATTCAACTCATGGGGTTTGCCTTTGGAGAGCCCTCAAGCGAATACCCTAACCGATGATGATTTTCTTAACATG TCTTATGAAGAATACGTTGAAATCCACAGCAGATGCATGAGACAACTTGGTCTTCCT GTGATTCCACAATCGCATGCCACACAAGAGCCATCAAGTAAAACAGATGATGG AAGCAATGGTTCTTCTAAAGACCGGTCATCATCAAGAAAGAGAGGACGGGATTCATCCTAG
- the LOC106380571 gene encoding YTH domain-containing protein 1 isoform X6 → MSSTTAKENVSVVDSSLTDWKQDIANSDDPGVFLFSSLFSLSCLTVFVELRWTESSGDRKPSNAVRGHFLGSKNKSKPGYQTRYFIIKSLNYDNIQLSVERGIWATQVMNEPILEGAFHNSGRVVLIFSVNMSGFFQGYAEMLSPVGWRRDHIWSQGGGKNNPWGRSFKVKWLRLTELPFQKTLHLKNPLNDYKPVKISRDCQELPGDIGEALCELLDAHSCDDGLLNSSSRDDYSTKRSRVEPPSSSGDEEYNNNMWGHYPPAVYSNQDGLSRFHLAQQGGYGVEQEKYLRFNSWGLPLESPQANTLTDDDFLNMSYEEYVEIHSRCMRQLGLPVIPQSHATQEPSSKTDDGSNGSSKDRSSSRKRGRDSS, encoded by the exons ATGTCTTCTACTACTGCCAAGGAAAATGTATCTGTTGTCGATTCTTCTTTGACTGATTGGAAACAAGATATAGCAAACTCCGATGATCCAGGTGTCTTTCTTTTTAGCAGTTTATTCTCATTGTCTTGTTTAACTGTGTTTGTTGAATTACGATGGACAGAGAGTTCTGGAGATCGTAAGCCCTCCAATGCTGTACGAGGTCACTTTCTTGGAAGTAAGAACAAGAGTAAACCAGGGTATCAAACGAGATACTTCATCATCAAAAGTCTAAACTACGACAATATTCAACTCTCGGTTGAGAGAGGGATATGGGCTACTCAAGTCATGAATGAGCCTATACTTGAAGGTGCTTTTCAT AACTCTGGTCGAGTGGTTTTAATATTCAGCGTGAACATGAGCGGATTCTTCCAAGGGTATGCAGAGATGCTGTCTCCTGTGGGTTGGAGACGAGACCACATATGGAGTCAGGGAGGTGGTAAGAACAACCCTTGGGGACGCAGCTTTAAAGTGAAATGGTTGAGGCTGACTGAGTTGCCTTTTCAGAAAACACTTCATCTCAAGAATCCTTTGAATGATTACAAGCCTGTTAAGATTAGCCGCGATTGCCAG GAGTTGCCGGGAGATATTGGTGAAGCACTTTGTGAACTCCTTGATGCGCATAGCTGCGATGACGGTTTGCTGAATAG CTCTTCTAGGGATGATTACTCAACAAAAAGGTCTCGCGTGGAACCTCCATCTTCCTCAGGAGACGAAGAGTACAATAACAATATGTGGGGCCATTACCCTCCTGCGGTCTACTCAAACCAGGATGGCCTCAGCAGATTCCATCTTGCACAGCAGGGAGGATATGGTGTAGAGCAAGAAAAGTATTTACGATTCAACTCATGGGGTTTGCCTTTGGAGAGCCCTCAAGCGAATACCCTAACCGATGATGATTTTCTTAACATG TCTTATGAAGAATACGTTGAAATCCACAGCAGATGCATGAGACAACTTGGTCTTCCT GTGATTCCACAATCGCATGCCACACAAGAGCCATCAAGTAAAACAGATGATGG AAGCAATGGTTCTTCTAAAGACCGGTCATCATCAAGAAAGAGAGGACGGGATTCATCCTAG
- the LOC106380571 gene encoding uncharacterized protein LOC106380571 isoform X1 — protein MSSTTAKENVSVVDSSLTDWKQDIANSDDPGVFLFSSLFSLSCLTVFVELRWTESSGDRKPSNAVRGHFLGSKNKSKPGYQTRYFIIKSLNYDNIQLSVERGIWATQVMNEPILEGAFHNSGRVVLIFSVNMSGFFQGYAEMLSPVGWRRDHIWSQGGGKNNPWGRSFKVKWLRLTELPFQKTLHLKNPLNDYKPVKISRDCQELPGDIGEALCELLDAHSCDDGLLNRYSLVLRSLYICLFLILACDSSSRDDYSTKRSRVEPPSSSGDEEYNNNMWGHYPPAVYSNQDGLSRFHLAQQGGYGVEQEKYLRFNSWGLPLESPQANTLTDDDFLNMVVAYLLVTYLFVNHIVGLVERCLWHTTGNLVKTFVVLLYFLTSGIFVIHIQLYYLYISQGLAQVLH, from the exons ATGTCTTCTACTACTGCCAAGGAAAATGTATCTGTTGTCGATTCTTCTTTGACTGATTGGAAACAAGATATAGCAAACTCCGATGATCCAGGTGTCTTTCTTTTTAGCAGTTTATTCTCATTGTCTTGTTTAACTGTGTTTGTTGAATTACGATGGACAGAGAGTTCTGGAGATCGTAAGCCCTCCAATGCTGTACGAGGTCACTTTCTTGGAAGTAAGAACAAGAGTAAACCAGGGTATCAAACGAGATACTTCATCATCAAAAGTCTAAACTACGACAATATTCAACTCTCGGTTGAGAGAGGGATATGGGCTACTCAAGTCATGAATGAGCCTATACTTGAAGGTGCTTTTCAT AACTCTGGTCGAGTGGTTTTAATATTCAGCGTGAACATGAGCGGATTCTTCCAAGGGTATGCAGAGATGCTGTCTCCTGTGGGTTGGAGACGAGACCACATATGGAGTCAGGGAGGTGGTAAGAACAACCCTTGGGGACGCAGCTTTAAAGTGAAATGGTTGAGGCTGACTGAGTTGCCTTTTCAGAAAACACTTCATCTCAAGAATCCTTTGAATGATTACAAGCCTGTTAAGATTAGCCGCGATTGCCAG GAGTTGCCGGGAGATATTGGTGAAGCACTTTGTGAACTCCTTGATGCGCATAGCTGCGATGACGGTTTGCTGAATAGGTATAGTTTGGTTCTTAGATCTCTTTATATCTGCTTGTTCTTGATATTGGCGTGTGACAGCTCTTCTAGGGATGATTACTCAACAAAAAGGTCTCGCGTGGAACCTCCATCTTCCTCAGGAGACGAAGAGTACAATAACAATATGTGGGGCCATTACCCTCCTGCGGTCTACTCAAACCAGGATGGCCTCAGCAGATTCCATCTTGCACAGCAGGGAGGATATGGTGTAGAGCAAGAAAAGTATTTACGATTCAACTCATGGGGTTTGCCTTTGGAGAGCCCTCAAGCGAATACCCTAACCGATGATGATTTTCTTAACATGGTAGTGGCATATCTGCTTGTAACATATCTGTTTGTAAATCATATTGTTGGTTTGGTTGAAAGATGCTTATGGCACACAACTGGAAACTTGGtgaagacatttgttgttttactttattttttaacatcCGGGATATTTGTGATCCATATTCAACTATATTACTTATATATATCTCAGGGTTTAGCTCAAGTTTTGCATTAA
- the LOC106380571 gene encoding YTH domain-containing family protein 1 isoform X3, with translation MSSTTAKENVSVVDSSLTDWKQDIANSDDPGVFLFSSLFSLSCLTVFVELRWTESSGDRKPSNAVRGHFLGSKNKSKPGYQTRYFIIKSLNYDNIQLSVERGIWATQVMNEPILEGAFHNSGRVVLIFSVNMSGFFQGYAEMLSPVGWRRDHIWSQGGGKNNPWGRSFKVKWLRLTELPFQKTLHLKNPLNDYKPVKISRDCQELPGDIGEALCELLDAHSCDDGLLNSSSRDDYSTKRSRVEPPSSSGDEEYNNNMWGHYPPAVYSNQDGLSRFHLAQQGGYGVEQEKYLRFNSWGLPLESPQANTLTDDDFLNMVVAYLLVTYLFVNHIVGLVERCLWHTTGNLVKTFVVLLYFLTSGIFVIHIQLYYLYISQGLAQVLH, from the exons ATGTCTTCTACTACTGCCAAGGAAAATGTATCTGTTGTCGATTCTTCTTTGACTGATTGGAAACAAGATATAGCAAACTCCGATGATCCAGGTGTCTTTCTTTTTAGCAGTTTATTCTCATTGTCTTGTTTAACTGTGTTTGTTGAATTACGATGGACAGAGAGTTCTGGAGATCGTAAGCCCTCCAATGCTGTACGAGGTCACTTTCTTGGAAGTAAGAACAAGAGTAAACCAGGGTATCAAACGAGATACTTCATCATCAAAAGTCTAAACTACGACAATATTCAACTCTCGGTTGAGAGAGGGATATGGGCTACTCAAGTCATGAATGAGCCTATACTTGAAGGTGCTTTTCAT AACTCTGGTCGAGTGGTTTTAATATTCAGCGTGAACATGAGCGGATTCTTCCAAGGGTATGCAGAGATGCTGTCTCCTGTGGGTTGGAGACGAGACCACATATGGAGTCAGGGAGGTGGTAAGAACAACCCTTGGGGACGCAGCTTTAAAGTGAAATGGTTGAGGCTGACTGAGTTGCCTTTTCAGAAAACACTTCATCTCAAGAATCCTTTGAATGATTACAAGCCTGTTAAGATTAGCCGCGATTGCCAG GAGTTGCCGGGAGATATTGGTGAAGCACTTTGTGAACTCCTTGATGCGCATAGCTGCGATGACGGTTTGCTGAATAG CTCTTCTAGGGATGATTACTCAACAAAAAGGTCTCGCGTGGAACCTCCATCTTCCTCAGGAGACGAAGAGTACAATAACAATATGTGGGGCCATTACCCTCCTGCGGTCTACTCAAACCAGGATGGCCTCAGCAGATTCCATCTTGCACAGCAGGGAGGATATGGTGTAGAGCAAGAAAAGTATTTACGATTCAACTCATGGGGTTTGCCTTTGGAGAGCCCTCAAGCGAATACCCTAACCGATGATGATTTTCTTAACATGGTAGTGGCATATCTGCTTGTAACATATCTGTTTGTAAATCATATTGTTGGTTTGGTTGAAAGATGCTTATGGCACACAACTGGAAACTTGGtgaagacatttgttgttttactttattttttaacatcCGGGATATTTGTGATCCATATTCAACTATATTACTTATATATATCTCAGGGTTTAGCTCAAGTTTTGCATTAA
- the LOC106380571 gene encoding YTH domain-containing protein 1 isoform X7, giving the protein MSSTTAKENVSVVDSSLTDWKQDIANSDDPESSGDRKPSNAVRGHFLGSKNKSKPGYQTRYFIIKSLNYDNIQLSVERGIWATQVMNEPILEGAFHNSGRVVLIFSVNMSGFFQGYAEMLSPVGWRRDHIWSQGGGKNNPWGRSFKVKWLRLTELPFQKTLHLKNPLNDYKPVKISRDCQELPGDIGEALCELLDAHSCDDGLLNRYSLVLRSLYICLFLILACDSSSRDDYSTKRSRVEPPSSSGDEEYNNNMWGHYPPAVYSNQDGLSRFHLAQQGGYGVEQEKYLRFNSWGLPLESPQANTLTDDDFLNMSYEEYVEIHSRCMRQLGLPVIPQSHATQEPSSKTDDGSNGSSKDRSSSRKRGRDSS; this is encoded by the exons ATGTCTTCTACTACTGCCAAGGAAAATGTATCTGTTGTCGATTCTTCTTTGACTGATTGGAAACAAGATATAGCAAACTCCGATGATCCAG AGAGTTCTGGAGATCGTAAGCCCTCCAATGCTGTACGAGGTCACTTTCTTGGAAGTAAGAACAAGAGTAAACCAGGGTATCAAACGAGATACTTCATCATCAAAAGTCTAAACTACGACAATATTCAACTCTCGGTTGAGAGAGGGATATGGGCTACTCAAGTCATGAATGAGCCTATACTTGAAGGTGCTTTTCAT AACTCTGGTCGAGTGGTTTTAATATTCAGCGTGAACATGAGCGGATTCTTCCAAGGGTATGCAGAGATGCTGTCTCCTGTGGGTTGGAGACGAGACCACATATGGAGTCAGGGAGGTGGTAAGAACAACCCTTGGGGACGCAGCTTTAAAGTGAAATGGTTGAGGCTGACTGAGTTGCCTTTTCAGAAAACACTTCATCTCAAGAATCCTTTGAATGATTACAAGCCTGTTAAGATTAGCCGCGATTGCCAG GAGTTGCCGGGAGATATTGGTGAAGCACTTTGTGAACTCCTTGATGCGCATAGCTGCGATGACGGTTTGCTGAATAGGTATAGTTTGGTTCTTAGATCTCTTTATATCTGCTTGTTCTTGATATTGGCGTGTGACAGCTCTTCTAGGGATGATTACTCAACAAAAAGGTCTCGCGTGGAACCTCCATCTTCCTCAGGAGACGAAGAGTACAATAACAATATGTGGGGCCATTACCCTCCTGCGGTCTACTCAAACCAGGATGGCCTCAGCAGATTCCATCTTGCACAGCAGGGAGGATATGGTGTAGAGCAAGAAAAGTATTTACGATTCAACTCATGGGGTTTGCCTTTGGAGAGCCCTCAAGCGAATACCCTAACCGATGATGATTTTCTTAACATG TCTTATGAAGAATACGTTGAAATCCACAGCAGATGCATGAGACAACTTGGTCTTCCT GTGATTCCACAATCGCATGCCACACAAGAGCCATCAAGTAAAACAGATGATGG AAGCAATGGTTCTTCTAAAGACCGGTCATCATCAAGAAAGAGAGGACGGGATTCATCCTAG
- the LOC106380571 gene encoding YTH domain-containing protein 1 isoform X9: MSSTTAKENVSVVDSSLTDWKQDIANSDDPESSGDRKPSNAVRGHFLGSKNKSKPGYQTRYFIIKSLNYDNIQLSVERGIWATQVMNEPILEGAFHNSGRVVLIFSVNMSGFFQGYAEMLSPVGWRRDHIWSQGGGKNNPWGRSFKVKWLRLTELPFQKTLHLKNPLNDYKPVKISRDCQELPGDIGEALCELLDAHSCDDGLLNSSSRDDYSTKRSRVEPPSSSGDEEYNNNMWGHYPPAVYSNQDGLSRFHLAQQGGYGVEQEKYLRFNSWGLPLESPQANTLTDDDFLNMSYEEYVEIHSRCMRQLGLPVIPQSHATQEPSSKTDDGSNGSSKDRSSSRKRGRDSS, encoded by the exons ATGTCTTCTACTACTGCCAAGGAAAATGTATCTGTTGTCGATTCTTCTTTGACTGATTGGAAACAAGATATAGCAAACTCCGATGATCCAG AGAGTTCTGGAGATCGTAAGCCCTCCAATGCTGTACGAGGTCACTTTCTTGGAAGTAAGAACAAGAGTAAACCAGGGTATCAAACGAGATACTTCATCATCAAAAGTCTAAACTACGACAATATTCAACTCTCGGTTGAGAGAGGGATATGGGCTACTCAAGTCATGAATGAGCCTATACTTGAAGGTGCTTTTCAT AACTCTGGTCGAGTGGTTTTAATATTCAGCGTGAACATGAGCGGATTCTTCCAAGGGTATGCAGAGATGCTGTCTCCTGTGGGTTGGAGACGAGACCACATATGGAGTCAGGGAGGTGGTAAGAACAACCCTTGGGGACGCAGCTTTAAAGTGAAATGGTTGAGGCTGACTGAGTTGCCTTTTCAGAAAACACTTCATCTCAAGAATCCTTTGAATGATTACAAGCCTGTTAAGATTAGCCGCGATTGCCAG GAGTTGCCGGGAGATATTGGTGAAGCACTTTGTGAACTCCTTGATGCGCATAGCTGCGATGACGGTTTGCTGAATAG CTCTTCTAGGGATGATTACTCAACAAAAAGGTCTCGCGTGGAACCTCCATCTTCCTCAGGAGACGAAGAGTACAATAACAATATGTGGGGCCATTACCCTCCTGCGGTCTACTCAAACCAGGATGGCCTCAGCAGATTCCATCTTGCACAGCAGGGAGGATATGGTGTAGAGCAAGAAAAGTATTTACGATTCAACTCATGGGGTTTGCCTTTGGAGAGCCCTCAAGCGAATACCCTAACCGATGATGATTTTCTTAACATG TCTTATGAAGAATACGTTGAAATCCACAGCAGATGCATGAGACAACTTGGTCTTCCT GTGATTCCACAATCGCATGCCACACAAGAGCCATCAAGTAAAACAGATGATGG AAGCAATGGTTCTTCTAAAGACCGGTCATCATCAAGAAAGAGAGGACGGGATTCATCCTAG
- the LOC106380571 gene encoding YTH domain-containing family protein 1 isoform X5: MSSTTAKENVSVVDSSLTDWKQDIANSDDPGVFLFSSLFSLSCLTVFVELRWTESSGDRKPSNAVRGHFLGSKNKSKPGYQTRYFIIKSLNYDNIQLSVERGIWATQVMNEPILEGAFHNSGRVVLIFSVNMSGFFQGYAEMLSPVGWRRDHIWSQGGGKNNPWGRSFKVKWLRLTELPFQKTLHLKNPLNDYKPVKISRDCQELPGDIGEALCELLDAHSCDDGLLNRDDYSTKRSRVEPPSSSGDEEYNNNMWGHYPPAVYSNQDGLSRFHLAQQGGYGVEQEKYLRFNSWGLPLESPQANTLTDDDFLNMVVAYLLVTYLFVNHIVGLVERCLWHTTGNLVKTFVVLLYFLTSGIFVIHIQLYYLYISQGLAQVLH, encoded by the exons ATGTCTTCTACTACTGCCAAGGAAAATGTATCTGTTGTCGATTCTTCTTTGACTGATTGGAAACAAGATATAGCAAACTCCGATGATCCAGGTGTCTTTCTTTTTAGCAGTTTATTCTCATTGTCTTGTTTAACTGTGTTTGTTGAATTACGATGGACAGAGAGTTCTGGAGATCGTAAGCCCTCCAATGCTGTACGAGGTCACTTTCTTGGAAGTAAGAACAAGAGTAAACCAGGGTATCAAACGAGATACTTCATCATCAAAAGTCTAAACTACGACAATATTCAACTCTCGGTTGAGAGAGGGATATGGGCTACTCAAGTCATGAATGAGCCTATACTTGAAGGTGCTTTTCAT AACTCTGGTCGAGTGGTTTTAATATTCAGCGTGAACATGAGCGGATTCTTCCAAGGGTATGCAGAGATGCTGTCTCCTGTGGGTTGGAGACGAGACCACATATGGAGTCAGGGAGGTGGTAAGAACAACCCTTGGGGACGCAGCTTTAAAGTGAAATGGTTGAGGCTGACTGAGTTGCCTTTTCAGAAAACACTTCATCTCAAGAATCCTTTGAATGATTACAAGCCTGTTAAGATTAGCCGCGATTGCCAG GAGTTGCCGGGAGATATTGGTGAAGCACTTTGTGAACTCCTTGATGCGCATAGCTGCGATGACGGTTTGCTGAATAG GGATGATTACTCAACAAAAAGGTCTCGCGTGGAACCTCCATCTTCCTCAGGAGACGAAGAGTACAATAACAATATGTGGGGCCATTACCCTCCTGCGGTCTACTCAAACCAGGATGGCCTCAGCAGATTCCATCTTGCACAGCAGGGAGGATATGGTGTAGAGCAAGAAAAGTATTTACGATTCAACTCATGGGGTTTGCCTTTGGAGAGCCCTCAAGCGAATACCCTAACCGATGATGATTTTCTTAACATGGTAGTGGCATATCTGCTTGTAACATATCTGTTTGTAAATCATATTGTTGGTTTGGTTGAAAGATGCTTATGGCACACAACTGGAAACTTGGtgaagacatttgttgttttactttattttttaacatcCGGGATATTTGTGATCCATATTCAACTATATTACTTATATATATCTCAGGGTTTAGCTCAAGTTTTGCATTAA
- the LOC106380571 gene encoding uncharacterized protein LOC106380571 isoform X4: MSSTTAKENVSVVDSSLTDWKQDIANSDDPESSGDRKPSNAVRGHFLGSKNKSKPGYQTRYFIIKSLNYDNIQLSVERGIWATQVMNEPILEGAFHNSGRVVLIFSVNMSGFFQGYAEMLSPVGWRRDHIWSQGGGKNNPWGRSFKVKWLRLTELPFQKTLHLKNPLNDYKPVKISRDCQELPGDIGEALCELLDAHSCDDGLLNRYSLVLRSLYICLFLILACDSSSRDDYSTKRSRVEPPSSSGDEEYNNNMWGHYPPAVYSNQDGLSRFHLAQQGGYGVEQEKYLRFNSWGLPLESPQANTLTDDDFLNMVVAYLLVTYLFVNHIVGLVERCLWHTTGNLVKTFVVLLYFLTSGIFVIHIQLYYLYISQGLAQVLH; this comes from the exons ATGTCTTCTACTACTGCCAAGGAAAATGTATCTGTTGTCGATTCTTCTTTGACTGATTGGAAACAAGATATAGCAAACTCCGATGATCCAG AGAGTTCTGGAGATCGTAAGCCCTCCAATGCTGTACGAGGTCACTTTCTTGGAAGTAAGAACAAGAGTAAACCAGGGTATCAAACGAGATACTTCATCATCAAAAGTCTAAACTACGACAATATTCAACTCTCGGTTGAGAGAGGGATATGGGCTACTCAAGTCATGAATGAGCCTATACTTGAAGGTGCTTTTCAT AACTCTGGTCGAGTGGTTTTAATATTCAGCGTGAACATGAGCGGATTCTTCCAAGGGTATGCAGAGATGCTGTCTCCTGTGGGTTGGAGACGAGACCACATATGGAGTCAGGGAGGTGGTAAGAACAACCCTTGGGGACGCAGCTTTAAAGTGAAATGGTTGAGGCTGACTGAGTTGCCTTTTCAGAAAACACTTCATCTCAAGAATCCTTTGAATGATTACAAGCCTGTTAAGATTAGCCGCGATTGCCAG GAGTTGCCGGGAGATATTGGTGAAGCACTTTGTGAACTCCTTGATGCGCATAGCTGCGATGACGGTTTGCTGAATAGGTATAGTTTGGTTCTTAGATCTCTTTATATCTGCTTGTTCTTGATATTGGCGTGTGACAGCTCTTCTAGGGATGATTACTCAACAAAAAGGTCTCGCGTGGAACCTCCATCTTCCTCAGGAGACGAAGAGTACAATAACAATATGTGGGGCCATTACCCTCCTGCGGTCTACTCAAACCAGGATGGCCTCAGCAGATTCCATCTTGCACAGCAGGGAGGATATGGTGTAGAGCAAGAAAAGTATTTACGATTCAACTCATGGGGTTTGCCTTTGGAGAGCCCTCAAGCGAATACCCTAACCGATGATGATTTTCTTAACATGGTAGTGGCATATCTGCTTGTAACATATCTGTTTGTAAATCATATTGTTGGTTTGGTTGAAAGATGCTTATGGCACACAACTGGAAACTTGGtgaagacatttgttgttttactttattttttaacatcCGGGATATTTGTGATCCATATTCAACTATATTACTTATATATATCTCAGGGTTTAGCTCAAGTTTTGCATTAA
- the LOC106380571 gene encoding YTH domain-containing family protein 1 isoform X8: MSSTTAKENVSVVDSSLTDWKQDIANSDDPESSGDRKPSNAVRGHFLGSKNKSKPGYQTRYFIIKSLNYDNIQLSVERGIWATQVMNEPILEGAFHNSGRVVLIFSVNMSGFFQGYAEMLSPVGWRRDHIWSQGGGKNNPWGRSFKVKWLRLTELPFQKTLHLKNPLNDYKPVKISRDCQELPGDIGEALCELLDAHSCDDGLLNSSSRDDYSTKRSRVEPPSSSGDEEYNNNMWGHYPPAVYSNQDGLSRFHLAQQGGYGVEQEKYLRFNSWGLPLESPQANTLTDDDFLNMVVAYLLVTYLFVNHIVGLVERCLWHTTGNLVKTFVVLLYFLTSGIFVIHIQLYYLYISQGLAQVLH; the protein is encoded by the exons ATGTCTTCTACTACTGCCAAGGAAAATGTATCTGTTGTCGATTCTTCTTTGACTGATTGGAAACAAGATATAGCAAACTCCGATGATCCAG AGAGTTCTGGAGATCGTAAGCCCTCCAATGCTGTACGAGGTCACTTTCTTGGAAGTAAGAACAAGAGTAAACCAGGGTATCAAACGAGATACTTCATCATCAAAAGTCTAAACTACGACAATATTCAACTCTCGGTTGAGAGAGGGATATGGGCTACTCAAGTCATGAATGAGCCTATACTTGAAGGTGCTTTTCAT AACTCTGGTCGAGTGGTTTTAATATTCAGCGTGAACATGAGCGGATTCTTCCAAGGGTATGCAGAGATGCTGTCTCCTGTGGGTTGGAGACGAGACCACATATGGAGTCAGGGAGGTGGTAAGAACAACCCTTGGGGACGCAGCTTTAAAGTGAAATGGTTGAGGCTGACTGAGTTGCCTTTTCAGAAAACACTTCATCTCAAGAATCCTTTGAATGATTACAAGCCTGTTAAGATTAGCCGCGATTGCCAG GAGTTGCCGGGAGATATTGGTGAAGCACTTTGTGAACTCCTTGATGCGCATAGCTGCGATGACGGTTTGCTGAATAG CTCTTCTAGGGATGATTACTCAACAAAAAGGTCTCGCGTGGAACCTCCATCTTCCTCAGGAGACGAAGAGTACAATAACAATATGTGGGGCCATTACCCTCCTGCGGTCTACTCAAACCAGGATGGCCTCAGCAGATTCCATCTTGCACAGCAGGGAGGATATGGTGTAGAGCAAGAAAAGTATTTACGATTCAACTCATGGGGTTTGCCTTTGGAGAGCCCTCAAGCGAATACCCTAACCGATGATGATTTTCTTAACATGGTAGTGGCATATCTGCTTGTAACATATCTGTTTGTAAATCATATTGTTGGTTTGGTTGAAAGATGCTTATGGCACACAACTGGAAACTTGGtgaagacatttgttgttttactttattttttaacatcCGGGATATTTGTGATCCATATTCAACTATATTACTTATATATATCTCAGGGTTTAGCTCAAGTTTTGCATTAA